TTAACTAAAGGTTCTTGCACAAAAGGCCTAAAAAGCTATCATGGGAAGATACAAGAAGCCATTTCTATAATCTTTGTTTAGAAATAGCAGTTCACTATCAATACTTTTAAATCGACAAGTTGAGATACCGAATATGTCACACAACTTTATCAATTTTGAATTGTATTTATTTACATTAATTGATAAATTTTTGTCTTTGCTTTTCTTATTCAATTTTTATCATTCATCAGTAAAAAGTTTTAATTTTTCTTTTGATAAATTTGAATACTTATTAATTAATAATTTAATGGTATCGTTAAATAGCTTTAGATTTAATATAATTTCGTAGGTTTTATATTTATCGGTTTCTTTATCTTTTATAGTAAGATATGCAGGCATATAGTTACAGTTATTTTTTTTATAAAATAACTTAAAATAATCTGCTAAAGAATTGTCAAAAACTCCAAAATTATATGAATAAATGTAATTAGGTTCTTTTGAAGTTTCTTTTAAATTAATTTTGGCTAAACCAGTTCTATTTTGTTCAAAATCAATATTAGATTCTTCAGAATTTAGTTTTAAACTATTTATTTCGTATTTTTTTTCAAACTCTTTAGTTGATTCAAATGCTATTATCTTAACTATAGGTGCTTTTTTGCCGAGTATTTTATAGTTATTGTCATTAATGCTATAATTATAACTAAAAAAAGTTTTGAATCGAATGGGTGAAAAAATATAAGAGTACCTAAGTTCTCTAAGATCTTCAATTAAATTGTTATTTTTATCTTTTAAAACCCTTAAGTCACCAGATTTTGCCCATGTAACATAACCACCTGCAAGTAATTCAAGCACGTCCCCCTCTTTTATTTCATTTAATTCGGGTTCTTTAAAAGAAAGACAAGTATTTTCATTACGCTCTTCAATGGGCTTTTTATCATATTTTATAATATTTCCCTCTTCAATTATCTTAAAATCCAAAACCTCGGTTTTGATACTGTTGATTTTTGAAGATTTTGGTGGAGTCAAAAAACACGAATAAAATAATGGTATATATAAAAATATATTCAAAATATATATGTTCTTTTTCATAAAATTTTTCCATTAATTGTATTTCTTTCTATTTCTCTATTTACATTTGGATTTTTATATGTTGGAGTTTTAATCGATCTTGTTAGAA
The sequence above is drawn from the Borreliella burgdorferi B31 genome and encodes:
- a CDS encoding S2/P23 family protein, whose protein sequence is MKKNIYILNIFLYIPLFYSCFLTPPKSSKINSIKTEVLDFKIIEEGNIIKYDKKPIEERNENTCLSFKEPELNEIKEGDVLELLAGGYVTWAKSGDLRVLKDKNNNLIEDLRELRYSYIFSPIRFKTFFSYNYSINDNNYKILGKKAPIVKIIAFESTKEFEKKYEINSLKLNSEESNIDFEQNRTGLAKINLKETSKEPNYIYSYNFGVFDNSLADYFKLFYKKNNCNYMPAYLTIKDKETDKYKTYEIILNLKLFNDTIKLLINKYSNLSKEKLKLFTDE